The following DNA comes from Actinomycetota bacterium.
GCAACCCTTGCACCAAGCCCTCGGTGTCGACCAGCAGTACCCGCTTGCGGCCCTTGACGCGCTTGGCCGCGTCGTAGCCGCGCGGCCCGCCCTGCGGGCCGGTCCTCACGCTTTGGGTGTCGAGGATGCCGGCGGTCGAGCGCCACCTGCGGCCGCGCGCCAAGCGCAGGCAGCCGTTGAGCACGGCCAGGGCACGCTCGAGCACGCCGAGACGTACCCAGCGCTCCAGGCGGCTGCCGATCGTCTGCCGCGGCGGGTAGAGGGCCGGCAGCAGCTTCCAGGCGGCGCCGGCGCGGCACAGCCACCACAGCGCCTGCAGCATGGTGAGCGTCGACCACAGCCTTGGCCGGCCGGTCGGCGCCGGCGGGTCGATGGCATCGATCATTGTGGCCAGACGGATGGTCGCGTTCGCGCGCACCGCGTCGCTGATCGCCGGCCCGTATCGCCGGCGCTGTTCAGACGTCCAGGGGATCTTCAGTGTTCCTT
Coding sequences within:
- a CDS encoding IS5 family transposase; its protein translation is MVPPQGTLKIPWTSEQRRRYGPAISDAVRANATIRLATMIDAIDPPAPTGRPRLWSTLTMLQALWWLCRAGAAWKLLPALYPPRQTIGSRLERWVRLGVLERALAVLNGCLRLARGRRWRSTAGILDTQSVRTGPQGGPRGYDAAKRVKGRKRVLLVDTEGLVQGLRVVPAFIQDRDTAAMIEPELAASSLLKVWADLGFNGDAATAPMIRNGIDLELVGRANKTGFIVEPRRWKIEQTFACLQRYRRLQVDHEGSTRMSRTMTLLAALFLTGARFERQIRA